A stretch of Methanocalculus natronophilus DNA encodes these proteins:
- a CDS encoding pyruvate kinase alpha/beta domain-containing protein — MGYITRPTAYFDAPGPANTADAVELAVSRAQELESRTIVLASTSGATARAFMEAARGKDIRLVVVTHVVGFAEPGVSEFEDDAKDALLAEGHLVVTGTHALSGLERSLSRAARIGGGSRTEAIAEALRRVIAVGMKVAVECVLIASDQGAISIHDEVVAVGGTATGADCVAVIRPGHTASFFDLQVREIVAMPRNR, encoded by the coding sequence ATGGGATATATCACGCGACCAACTGCATACTTTGATGCGCCCGGCCCGGCAAACACCGCTGATGCTGTGGAACTTGCCGTTTCACGGGCGCAGGAACTGGAGAGCAGAACAATTGTGCTTGCGAGCACATCCGGCGCAACAGCACGCGCGTTCATGGAGGCGGCACGGGGAAAAGATATCCGGCTTGTCGTGGTGACGCATGTCGTCGGGTTTGCAGAACCCGGCGTCTCTGAGTTTGAGGACGATGCAAAAGACGCCCTGCTCGCTGAAGGTCACCTCGTCGTCACCGGCACCCATGCCCTCTCCGGGCTTGAACGCTCGCTCTCGCGGGCCGCCCGGATAGGCGGGGGCTCACGCACCGAGGCGATTGCAGAAGCCCTCAGGCGCGTTATTGCTGTCGGCATGAAGGTGGCGGTCGAATGCGTGCTGATCGCAAGCGACCAGGGAGCGATCTCTATCCACGATGAGGTGGTGGCTGTTGGAGGAACCGCAACCGGTGCAGACTGTGTCGCTGTCATCCGTCCAGGCCACACCGCATCGTTTTTTGATCTGCAGGTACGGGAGATCGTTGCGATGCCGAGAAACCGGTGA
- a CDS encoding TIGR00297 family protein has product MKVPPRLLAASALAIAGILVAPFIQPPWLFSMLVIAFSAVLLLIRGTQYISVALGATAILYATGLLPLVAFGATIAIVLSGELAYRAGGCRPRAYIHYTAGASAGAFLVMLYLGYIQPLVLIIGVLVALLLRSILAGRDDAQMIIMLGVAMTLFLFLELGFQVDIQILALAFTIAVLFGYFSYRIGAADLSGLFAGALIGVLLMVFADVSWFLVMLAFFIIGSASTRYQYNQKQSMGVEQERGGARGYMNAFSNCLVGTVAAVLFGLTGEPIWAAVFVGSVATATADTVASEIGVTGGQPYMITTFRRVPEGTNGGVTLRGEVAALVGSVAIAGIALGFGMITAEMFLICTLAGLIGTNIDSLIGATLENRGTVGNAGTNLLATAGGGIAAGLMVLLFF; this is encoded by the coding sequence ATGAAGGTCCCGCCCCGCCTCCTGGCCGCTTCCGCACTCGCCATCGCCGGCATACTGGTTGCTCCCTTCATTCAGCCCCCCTGGCTCTTCTCGATGCTTGTTATCGCCTTTTCAGCAGTTCTTCTGCTGATCCGGGGGACACAGTACATATCGGTTGCACTCGGTGCAACAGCCATCCTCTATGCAACAGGACTGCTGCCGCTTGTTGCGTTTGGTGCAACGATCGCAATTGTTCTCTCTGGAGAACTTGCCTATCGTGCGGGAGGGTGCAGGCCACGGGCATATATTCATTATACCGCAGGGGCATCTGCCGGTGCATTCCTGGTGATGCTCTATCTCGGCTATATTCAGCCGCTTGTCCTCATCATCGGGGTTCTGGTGGCGCTGCTGCTTCGCTCCATTCTGGCAGGACGTGACGATGCCCAGATGATCATCATGCTCGGTGTTGCCATGACGCTGTTCCTCTTCCTGGAACTCGGGTTTCAGGTGGATATCCAGATTCTGGCTCTCGCATTCACTATTGCGGTGCTCTTTGGGTATTTCTCCTACCGGATCGGGGCAGCAGATCTCTCCGGGCTCTTTGCAGGCGCGCTTATCGGAGTCCTGCTGATGGTCTTTGCTGATGTCAGCTGGTTCCTGGTGATGCTTGCCTTCTTCATCATCGGATCTGCCAGTACCCGCTACCAGTATAATCAGAAGCAATCCATGGGTGTTGAACAGGAGCGGGGTGGCGCACGCGGGTATATGAATGCCTTCTCTAACTGCCTCGTCGGCACTGTTGCCGCTGTGCTCTTCGGGCTGACGGGGGAGCCGATCTGGGCTGCGGTCTTTGTCGGGAGTGTTGCAACTGCAACAGCCGATACCGTGGCATCTGAGATCGGTGTGACCGGCGGGCAGCCCTATATGATCACAACCTTCAGGCGTGTTCCTGAGGGAACAAACGGCGGGGTGACGCTACGGGGAGAGGTAGCCGCACTGGTTGGATCAGTTGCCATCGCCGGGATCGCACTTGGGTTTGGGATGATCACCGCTGAAATGTTTCTGATCTGTACACTTGCAGGCCTGATCGGAACAAACATCGACAGCCTCATCGGCGCCACCCTGGAAAACAGGGGGACTGTCGGGAATGCAGGGACCAATCTCCTTGCAACGGCAGGCGGAGGGATTGCTGCTGGCCTGATGGTGCTGCTCTTCTTCTGA
- a CDS encoding redox-regulated ATPase YchF — protein sequence MITLALAGKPNCGKSTFFKAATLADVEIANYPFTTIDANHGVAYVRTPCPCRELGLDCGICKEGNRFIGVELIDVAGLVPDAHKGKGLGNQFLDHLRAADAIIQVVDASGGTDAEGNPVDPGTRDPMEDVRFLNVEMAMWVAGIIEKHLPRLIRTSQGKEPALIELLADALAGLAISADDIRSALDATEVDLFKADLAALSMFADALVAINKPTVVVANKADLATDEMLKELDQEMMRATAAGELALRNAAAADLIRYIPGDPGFLEVEEAALSPQQKKGLELIRVQMQRLHGTGVQQAINTAVFSLLGLIVVYPVEDESHFTDGKGRVLPDAFLMEKGSNPRDLAFRVHTDIGKGFLHAVDARSKMRIKDTTELKNGDIIRIVSTAK from the coding sequence ATGATCACGCTTGCTCTTGCTGGAAAACCAAACTGCGGAAAGTCGACGTTCTTTAAGGCCGCGACGCTCGCAGATGTCGAGATTGCAAATTATCCCTTCACCACCATCGATGCAAACCATGGTGTCGCCTATGTCCGGACACCCTGCCCCTGCAGAGAACTCGGGCTGGATTGCGGCATCTGTAAGGAAGGAAACCGGTTTATCGGGGTTGAACTGATTGATGTCGCCGGGCTTGTGCCGGATGCGCACAAGGGAAAAGGGCTTGGCAACCAGTTCCTCGATCACCTGCGTGCAGCAGATGCCATCATCCAGGTGGTTGATGCGAGCGGGGGAACTGATGCCGAAGGCAACCCGGTCGATCCGGGTACCCGGGACCCCATGGAAGATGTCCGCTTTCTCAATGTGGAGATGGCAATGTGGGTTGCAGGCATCATCGAGAAGCATCTCCCCCGCCTGATCCGGACTTCGCAGGGAAAAGAACCGGCACTCATTGAGCTTCTCGCAGACGCGCTTGCCGGGCTTGCAATTTCAGCAGATGATATCAGATCCGCCCTTGATGCAACCGAGGTGGATCTCTTCAAAGCAGATCTTGCTGCACTTAGCATGTTTGCAGATGCCCTGGTTGCTATCAACAAGCCGACTGTTGTGGTGGCAAACAAAGCAGATCTGGCAACCGATGAGATGCTCAAGGAGCTTGATCAGGAGATGATGCGCGCAACTGCAGCAGGAGAACTTGCACTCAGAAATGCGGCGGCAGCTGATCTGATCAGGTATATTCCGGGGGATCCGGGGTTTCTTGAAGTTGAGGAGGCCGCATTGTCACCGCAGCAGAAGAAGGGGCTTGAACTGATACGGGTGCAGATGCAGCGGCTGCACGGCACCGGGGTGCAGCAGGCGATCAATACTGCCGTCTTCTCGCTCCTTGGACTGATTGTTGTCTATCCGGTTGAGGATGAGAGCCATTTCACCGATGGAAAAGGCAGGGTTCTGCCTGATGCGTTCCTCATGGAGAAGGGATCGAACCCCCGCGATCTTGCCTTCCGGGTACACACAGATATTGGAAAGGGTTTCCTGCATGCTGTTGATGCACGGTCAAAGATGCGGATCAAGGATACAACCGAACTCAAAAACGGCGATATCATCAGGATTGTGAGCACCGCGAAGTGA
- a CDS encoding nicotinamide-nucleotide adenylyltransferase, producing MKRGFYIGRFQPYHNGHQAVLEGIAREVDEIIIGVGSAQLSHDAENPFTAGERVLMITRALEDIGCPFYVIPIEDLRRNALWVAHVTSMTPPFDICYTSNPLVIQLFREAGINVQSPPMYRRETLSGTAIRRLILAKGAWEHCVPEAVVHVIREIRGVERIQTIAENDYE from the coding sequence ATGAAACGCGGCTTTTACATCGGGCGCTTCCAGCCATACCATAACGGCCATCAGGCAGTGCTGGAAGGAATCGCCAGGGAGGTTGATGAGATCATCATCGGTGTCGGGAGCGCCCAGCTCTCCCATGATGCTGAGAATCCGTTCACCGCGGGAGAGCGGGTGCTGATGATCACCCGCGCGCTTGAGGATATCGGCTGTCCGTTCTACGTGATCCCGATTGAGGATCTCAGGAGAAACGCCCTCTGGGTTGCCCATGTCACCTCGATGACACCGCCCTTTGACATCTGCTATACCTCAAACCCGCTTGTTATCCAGCTCTTCAGGGAAGCGGGCATCAATGTGCAGTCCCCGCCCATGTACCGCCGCGAAACCCTCTCCGGAACAGCGATCCGTCGGCTGATCCTGGCTAAAGGAGCGTGGGAACACTGTGTTCCGGAAGCAGTTGTCCATGTCATCCGGGAGATCAGGGGTGTTGAGCGGATACAGACGATCGCAGAGAATGATTATGAATAA
- a CDS encoding DUF7557 family protein, with translation MGITTIQVSTEVKSRLDDLKCYSRESYNNVVRRLLDLAIDTEPLSDEAILGIEEALQDLKAGRIYSEEEIKKEFGVR, from the coding sequence ATGGGAATTACGACCATCCAGGTCTCAACAGAGGTGAAGAGCCGGCTTGATGACCTGAAGTGCTATTCCAGGGAATCATACAATAATGTCGTGAGACGTCTCCTGGATCTGGCCATTGATACCGAACCTCTCAGTGATGAGGCGATTCTGGGGATCGAAGAGGCGCTCCAGGATCTGAAAGCGGGACGGATCTATTCAGAAGAGGAGATCAAAAAAGAATTTGGAGTTCGATGA
- a CDS encoding ATP-binding protein: MILKSELATILRSERDALEKFSPGVIRQELVRVTPRENFAIIISGIRRCGKSTLLLQSMKREEEFFYLNFEDPRLAEFELKDIALLEEVFYEEFGEKDLYYFDEIQNLPGWESYVRYLLDRKKKVIITGSNASLLSRDLGTKLTGRNLRIELFPFSYDEYLNYMECKDSADSFRDYLSSGGFPEYLRTGLDEVLQNLLMDIIARDIIYRNPVKNPGMVTELAIHLLGNISREFTLSKLHKKFSAIGSKTTIASYLNLLEDAYIIFTLPRFSYSQKSRQINPRKAYAIDNGLIHANSVLFSEDRGRFLENHVFLELRKRYRELFYFREKGECDFIVKEQTKITKAIQVCYEVNSRNKDREIGGLLEAMDFFGLDAGYILTYDQEETMIVSGKQISLIPARNFEY; encoded by the coding sequence ATGATCCTGAAGAGTGAGCTCGCCACAATCCTGAGATCAGAGAGAGATGCATTAGAGAAGTTCAGTCCGGGTGTTATACGGCAGGAACTGGTACGGGTGACGCCACGTGAAAACTTTGCTATTATTATATCAGGCATACGAAGATGTGGGAAAAGCACACTCCTTCTCCAGTCGATGAAGAGAGAAGAGGAGTTTTTTTACCTGAATTTTGAAGATCCCCGTCTTGCTGAGTTTGAACTCAAAGACATTGCACTGCTGGAAGAAGTTTTTTATGAGGAGTTTGGAGAAAAGGATCTCTATTATTTTGATGAGATCCAGAACCTTCCCGGTTGGGAATCATATGTGAGATATCTTCTCGATCGGAAGAAGAAGGTGATCATTACCGGATCGAATGCATCACTTTTGAGCCGGGATCTCGGGACAAAATTAACAGGAAGAAATCTGCGAATAGAGCTCTTTCCATTCTCATATGATGAATATCTAAACTATATGGAATGCAAAGATTCAGCAGATTCTTTTAGGGATTATCTCTCTTCCGGCGGCTTTCCGGAGTACCTGAGAACCGGGCTGGATGAGGTCCTGCAGAACCTGTTGATGGACATCATCGCGCGGGATATCATCTACAGAAACCCCGTAAAAAATCCGGGAATGGTAACTGAACTTGCAATCCACCTGCTTGGAAATATTTCCAGAGAGTTCACGCTTTCGAAATTGCATAAGAAATTTTCTGCTATTGGATCAAAAACCACCATTGCATCATATCTGAATCTCCTTGAAGATGCATACATCATCTTCACCCTCCCACGGTTCTCGTACTCCCAAAAAAGCAGGCAGATCAATCCAAGGAAGGCATATGCCATAGATAACGGGCTGATCCATGCAAATTCAGTTCTCTTTTCAGAGGATCGTGGCAGGTTCCTTGAGAACCATGTTTTTCTGGAGCTCAGGAAGAGATACCGTGAACTCTTCTATTTCAGGGAGAAGGGTGAGTGCGACTTCATTGTGAAAGAACAGACGAAGATTACAAAGGCGATACAGGTCTGTTATGAAGTCAATAGCAGGAATAAAGATCGGGAGATAGGGGGGTTGCTGGAGGCAATGGATTTCTTCGGGCTTGATGCTGGATACATTCTGACGTATGATCAGGAAGAGACTATGATCGTATCCGGAAAACAAATCTCACTCATTCCGGCACGAAATTTTGAATATTGA